One Brachyspira pilosicoli P43/6/78 genomic window carries:
- the ligA gene encoding NAD-dependent DNA ligase LigA: protein MNLEEARKKIEQLTATINYHNKLYYTDDNPEIEDYEYDKLFRELENIEREFPELKKDDSPTNKVGGTILEKFEKFEHPIAMYSLSNVMNEEEFLEFDNRMQKELNTSKIKYTVENKFDGLALELIYEKGKLTVASTRGDGQVGENVTNNVKMMNNVPKSIKETKKLIVRGEALITKKDFEILNKEREELEEIPFANARNAASGGLRQLDSSESKKRRLKFFAYQIANYKDFDLTNEYKSMEFLSELGFTVEGVHPNIDAKKVLETYYDIQEKRSKMDYEIDGLVIKVDDVKYQEKLGFLSRAPRFAVAFKFKPEEKETILKNIEVQVGRTGALTPVAKLEPVQVGGVTVSNVTLHNPNEIKSKDIRIGDTVVVIRSGDVIPKIVRVVLEKRPSDSKVFEFPKKCPVCGGETAVTDGDVIVRCINEECSSKITRYIEYFVSKPAMNMERIGKEWIAVFTKSGLVKTPADLYKITRDDLFKFERMGEKLASYMLESIENSKNTTLKRFIYALGIRQVGETTADLLAKYFTSVENFKKATIDDLQNIEGIGEISAKSIYDFLHNKKTLKLIDDLLDAGVNPVFEKLTTVESPLTGKNVVITGSIEGFTRTSAKEAAERLGATVQSAVSKNTDILIVGEKAGSKLKKAQELGIQIMEADDFIKLANI, encoded by the coding sequence ATGAACTTAGAAGAAGCTAGAAAAAAAATAGAACAATTAACTGCAACTATTAACTATCACAATAAACTTTACTATACAGATGATAACCCTGAAATAGAAGACTATGAATATGATAAACTATTTAGAGAATTAGAAAATATTGAGAGAGAGTTTCCAGAGTTAAAAAAAGATGATAGCCCTACTAACAAGGTTGGAGGCACTATACTAGAAAAGTTTGAGAAATTTGAACACCCTATTGCAATGTACTCTCTTTCTAATGTTATGAATGAAGAAGAGTTTTTGGAATTCGACAACAGAATGCAAAAAGAACTCAATACTAGTAAAATCAAATATACTGTTGAAAATAAATTTGACGGTCTTGCTTTAGAGTTAATATACGAAAAAGGAAAACTTACTGTTGCTAGTACTAGAGGCGACGGACAGGTTGGAGAGAATGTTACCAATAATGTAAAGATGATGAATAATGTTCCAAAAAGCATAAAAGAGACAAAAAAACTCATTGTACGTGGAGAGGCACTAATAACAAAAAAAGATTTTGAAATCTTAAACAAAGAGAGAGAAGAACTCGAAGAGATACCTTTTGCTAATGCAAGAAATGCAGCATCAGGAGGATTAAGACAATTAGACAGTTCTGAAAGTAAAAAAAGAAGATTAAAATTCTTTGCTTATCAGATTGCTAATTATAAAGATTTCGATTTAACTAATGAATATAAATCAATGGAGTTTTTATCAGAATTAGGATTCACAGTAGAAGGCGTTCACCCAAATATTGATGCTAAAAAAGTATTAGAAACTTATTATGATATACAAGAAAAAAGAAGCAAAATGGATTATGAGATTGACGGACTTGTAATAAAAGTTGATGATGTTAAGTATCAGGAGAAATTAGGATTTTTATCACGAGCGCCAAGGTTTGCGGTTGCGTTTAAGTTTAAGCCAGAAGAGAAAGAAACTATTTTAAAAAACATAGAAGTACAAGTTGGACGCACTGGGGCATTAACACCTGTTGCTAAATTAGAGCCTGTTCAAGTTGGAGGGGTTACCGTTTCAAATGTTACGCTTCATAACCCTAACGAGATAAAATCAAAAGATATAAGAATAGGAGATACTGTTGTAGTTATACGTTCGGGAGATGTTATACCAAAAATTGTGAGAGTAGTATTAGAAAAAAGACCTTCAGACAGCAAAGTTTTTGAGTTTCCTAAAAAATGTCCTGTTTGTGGAGGAGAAACTGCTGTAACTGATGGAGATGTAATTGTAAGATGTATTAATGAAGAATGTTCAAGCAAGATTACAAGATATATAGAATATTTTGTTTCAAAGCCTGCTATGAATATGGAGAGAATAGGTAAAGAGTGGATTGCAGTATTTACAAAAAGCGGACTTGTTAAAACTCCAGCTGACCTCTATAAAATAACAAGAGATGATTTATTTAAGTTTGAAAGAATGGGAGAGAAATTAGCTTCTTATATGCTTGAATCTATTGAAAACAGTAAAAACACTACTTTAAAAAGATTTATATACGCATTAGGTATTCGTCAGGTGGGAGAGACTACTGCTGACTTGCTTGCTAAATATTTTACTTCGGTAGAGAATTTCAAAAAAGCTACTATTGATGATTTACAAAATATTGAGGGCATAGGAGAAATCAGTGCTAAAAGTATTTACGATTTTCTTCATAATAAAAAGACATTGAAATTGATAGATGATTTGCTTGATGCAGGGGTTAATCCTGTATTTGAAAAACTTACAACTGTAGAATCACCTCTCACTGGAAAAAATGTTGTAATAACAGGCTCTATAGAAGGCTTTACAAGGACTTCAGCAAAAGAGGCTGCCGAGAGATTAGGTGCAACTGTTCAATCTGCAGTATCAAAAAACACAGATATTTTGATTGTAGGAGAAAAAGCAGGAAGCAAATTAAAAAAAGCTCAAGAATTAGGCATTCAAATAATGGAAGCCGATGATTTTATAAAGCTTGCTAATATATAA